The proteins below come from a single Aegilops tauschii subsp. strangulata cultivar AL8/78 chromosome 6, Aet v6.0, whole genome shotgun sequence genomic window:
- the LOC109750186 gene encoding uncharacterized protein — protein sequence MGDACGPPVPLPPRKSDANAHDDAPPVTQRRPATPRRHPSPNAAPAAPATPRRHPSPNAALAAPTTPRRHPSPNAATGVAGSQAKRSQSTERRSGSPARPASGGGSRAAAPSRISAPTSPPSSPSSSSSSSSTPVRDAVSDTQSAPRRLSGGGRAPDGLWPSMRSLSSSLQLEPRDRRAADQARARDASAAADRKRSPMRGRTGGGEQPENPHPRVIDHHRWPAMMGGRVSGSAMSRSVDLTDKMHRPRGGASPKRTASISSAASALSRSIDLADKIDRLVSSSRGEESPRRSSASNGTADTSKSSITDGKDARPAAMAVPSRGMVSPVRTARALSKSMDLTERDYSMLSSAVSSSSVSSVSNATSQTTKSSEKPNGRASSPASSRGRSPRTSAASGGSIGAISKNTDVPGKDKRPASSRGTSPRRPLASDGVNAVVKNMDFSEKDSRTVISSVPSRAVSSPRRRQASDGIDVIRRSADFSEKDNRPSTSSSLRGVSPRRRLGSDGFSGISKGVDCADKASTPSTSSAASRGVAPRTQVISDCVGTTSKGKDSADKDNRPSTSYATSRGMSPRRRLASDGISSISSNINFAEKDGRTVASLVAHRGISTIRRLASDGVDIIPKSMDTPEKDVRPSTSSGSRGLSPRRRLASDAVNVISKRMDLSEKDTRPATLSAASRGVSPRRRLASDNVEAMSKSSDSVEKETRSSASSMASRGVSPRRRLASDNVEAISKSSDFVEKETRPSTSSMASRGVSPRRRLASDSVDGISKSSDFVEKETRPSTSSVASRGVSPRRRLASDSVEAISKSSDFAEKETRPSTSSVALRGVSPRRRLAPDSVEAISKSSDFVEKETRSSTSSVASRGVSPRRRLASDGANTLLKSTDFSGKDYRPSTSSAASRGTSPRSRVASNSVDALSRSMNFADKESRPSTSSVASRGTLQRGVLASGSIVDPVDNGSERSTSSAASGGTSDSRLDGTDAQVEAIQFTEEVNSVTPDGCSDDTSESMYSGNVGTGASSLSIAVQDRQPSRSVSDVSEDMSQSVDATQKHDRAISVKVPSRGTSPRRRLASDGINTMLKSMDFAEKDKRPMTMSVSSRGMSPRRPARVDSANIMSKSMDFSDKCNGQISSIIPSRAVSTRKILGPDGANAMSRSVDLTDNFRQPVSSTVQPSRVSPRKMPSASSGSANGNGSQEENASSSPDAPSNNSERFAPPKQLARTLSSPSRGLLRPSSPTKASSTSSLASRRLPSPLRIRPSTPVSPCSSGRSDSPSSLLSYIGDATRGKKSPSHMEDAHQLRLLYNRNLQWRFTNAYVDEMLSIQKMGAETMLYSVWDSNSRMSDSMVTKRSYVERLRQEVKLGIVLKQQMDYLDHWAELQTDHSTSLSGAIEALRASTLRLPVTGGAKADVLTVKNAVSSAVDIMQAMGSSVCNLLSKLEATHSLVTELSAVAAKESTTLNEYRELLGTAAALQVHESSLRTQLIQETE from the exons ATGGGGGACGCCTGCGGCCCGCCCGTGCCATTGCCGCCGCGGAAATCTGACGCCAACGCCCACGACGACGCGCCTCCGGTGACGCAGCGCAGGCCGGCGACCCCGCGGCGGCACCCCTCGCCGAATGCCGCCCCCGCGGCGCCCGCCACACCGAGGAGGCACCCCTCGCCGAATGCTGCCCTGGCGGCCCCCACTACCCCGAGGCGGCACCCCTCGCCGAATGCCGCTACGGGGGTGGCCGGGTCGCAGGCCAAGAGGTCCCAGTCCACCGAGCGGCGGTCCGGGAGCCCTGCGAGGCCGGCCTCCGGCGGTGGCTCCAGGGCGGCTGCCCCGTCCAGGATCTCCGCCCCGACGTCGCCGCCCTCCAGcccgtcctcgtcctcctccagCTCCTCCACGCCCGTGCGCGACGCCGTCTCCGACACGCAGAGCGCCCCGAGGAGGCTGTCCGGCGGCGGCCGGGCCCCCGACGGGCTGTGGCCGTCAATGCGGAGCCTCTCCTCCTCGCTCCAGCTCGAGCCCAGGGACCGGAGGGCCGCGGATCAGGCCAGGGCGAGGGACGCGTCGGCGGCGGCCGACAGGAAGAGGAGCCCGATGAGGGGGcggaccggcggcggcgagcagccGGAGAACCCGCACCCCAGGGTGATTGACCACCACCgctggccggccatgatgggggGCAGGGTGTCCGGCAGCGCCATGTCGAGGAGCGTGGATCTCACTGACAAGATGCACAGGCCACGCGGCGGGGCTTCGCCCAAGAGGACGGCGTCCATTTCATCCGCCGCAAGCGCCCTGTCAAGAAGCATTGATCTCGCCGACAAAATCGATCGATTGGTCTCTTCATCAAGAGGGGAGGAGTCACCTAGAAGATCATCTGCTTCAAATGGCACAGCTGATACATCAAAAAGCAGCATCACTGATGGTAAAGATGCCAGACCTGCAGCCATGGCAGTTCCATCGAGAGGGATGGTTTCTCCTGTGAGAACAGCAAGGGCCCTGTCCAAGAGCATGGATCTTACTGAAAGAGATTACAGTATGCTCTCCTCGGCAGTTTCATCGTCCTCAGTATCAAGTGTGTCCAATGCTACATCGCAAACCACAAAGTCTTCTGAGAAACCGAATGGCCGTGCTTCTTCCCCGGCCTCGTCACGGGGACGTTCACCTAGAACATCAGCAGCATCTGGTGGCAGCATTGGTGCTATATCAAAAAACACCGATGTCCCTGGAAAAGATAAGAGACCAGCTTCATCTAGAGGGACTTCGCCAAGAAGGCCACTTGCTTCTGATGGCGTTAATGCTGTTGTAAAAAATATGGATTTTTCTGAGAAGGATAGCAGGACAGTCATCTCCTCGGTTCCATCTCGAGCGGTATCTTCCCCAAGGAGAAGACAGGCCTCTGATGGTATTGATGTTATACGAAGAAGCGCAGATTTTTCTGAAAAAGATAACAGACCATCCACATCATCTTCACTGCGTGGGGTTTCTCCACGAAGAAGGCTTGGTTCTGATGGTTTCAGTGGTATATCAAAAGGGGTGGATTGTGCTGATAAAGCTAGCACACCATCCACCTCATCAGCGGCATCGCGAGGTGTTGCACCAAGAACTCAAGTGATATCTGATTGTGTTGGTACTACATCAAAGGGCAAGGATTCTGCTGATAAAGATAATAGACCATCAACCTCATATGCTACATCAAGAGGTATGTCACCACGAAGAAGGCTTGCATCTGATGGTATTAGCTCCATTTCAAGTAACATCAACTTCGCTGAAAAGGATGGCAGAACTGTGGCCTCTTTAGTCGCACATCGAGGGATCTCAACAATAAGGCGTCTTGCGTCTGATGGTGTTGATATTATACCAAAGAGTATGGATACCCCTGAGAAAGATGTCAGACCCTCCACTTCATCCGGTTCAAGAGGTCTTTCGCCAAGAAGAAGACTTGCCTCTGATGCTGTCAATGTTATATCCAAACGCATGGATCTTTCTGAAAAAGATACCAGACCTGCCACCTTGTCAGCTGCATCACGGGGAGTTTCACCAAGAAGAAGACTCGCCTCTGATAATGTAGAAGCAATGTCAAAGAGCTCAGATTCTGTTGAAAAAGAAACAAGATCATCTGCTTCGTCGATGGCATCACGAGGGGTTTCACCAAGAAGAAGACTTGCCTCTGATAATGTAGAAGCAATATCAAAGAGCTCAGATTTTGTTGAAAAAGAAACAAGACCATCCACTTCATCAATGGCATCACGAGGGGTTTCACCAAGAAGAAGACTCGCCTCTGATAGTGTAGATGGTATATCGAAGAGCTCAGATTTTGTTGAAAAAGAAACAAGACCATCCACTTCGTCAGTGGCATCACGGGGGGTTTCGCCAAGAAGAAGACTCGCCTCTGATAGTGTAGAAGCTATATCGAAGAGCTCAGATTTTGCTGAAAAAGAAACAAGACCATCCACTTCATCAGTAGCATTACGGGGGGTTTCACCAAGAAGAAGACTTGCCCCTGATAGTGTAGAAGCTATATCGAAGAGCTCAGATTTTGTTGAAAAAGAAACCAGATCGTCCACTTCGTCAGTGGCATCACGAGGGGTTTCACCAAGAAGACGACTTGCGTCGGATGGTGCAAATACTTTACTGAAGAGCACTGATTTTTCTGGTAAAGACTACAGGCCATCAACCTCGTCAGCTGCATCACGAGGGACTTCACCAAGAAGCAGGGTTGCCTCTAATTCCGTTGATGCCCTGTCGAGAAGTATGAATTTTGCTGATAAAGAGAGCAGACCCTCCACCTCATCAGTAGCATCACGTGGGACTCTACAGAGAGGCGTGCTTGCTTCTGGTAGCATTGTGGATCCTGTGGATAATGGTAGTGAACGATCCACCTCATCGGCTGCATCTGGTGGGACTTCAGACAGTAGACTTGATGGTACTGATGCTCAAGTAGAAGCCATCCAGTTTACTGAGGAAGTTAATTCAGTAACTCCAGATGGCTGTAGTGATGATACTTCAGAAAGCATGTATTCTGGTAATGTAGGCACAGGTGCATCATCCTTGTCCATTGCGGTGCAAGATAGACAACCAAGCAGATCTGTTTCTGATGTCAGTGAGGATATGTCACAGAGTGTGGATGCAACTCAAAAACATGACAGAGCCATCTCGGTAAAGGTTCCATCTCGAGGAACTTCTCCAAGAAGGCGACTTGCATCTGATGGCATTAATACTATGCTCAAAAGCATGGATTTTGCTGAGAAAGATAAGAGACCCATGACCATGTCAGTATCATCACGTGGAATGTCACCAAGAAGACCAGCAAGAGTGGACTCTGCTAATATAATGTCAAAAAgcatggatttttctgataaatGTAATGGACAAATATCTTCAATAATTCCATCACGAGCGGTTTCTACACGAAAAATACTTGGACCAGATGGTGCTAATGCCATGTCAAGAAGCGTGGATCTGACTGATAACTTCAGACAACCAGTCTCTTCAACAGTGCAACCAAGTAGAGTTTCACCAAGGAAGATGCCTTCTGCGAGCTCAGGTTCTGCCAATGGAAATGGAAGTCAAGAGGAAAATGCCAGTTCAAGTCCAGATGCACCTTCAAATAATTCAGAAAGATTTGCACCTCCAAAGCAGTTGGCAAGGACACTGTCTTCACCATCACGTGGTCTACTACGTCCTTCATCACCAACCAAggcttcatcaacatcatcaCTTGCCTCTAGGAGGTTGCCGAGCCCATTGAGGATTCGACCTTCAACACCTGTCTCACCATGTAGTTCTGGTAGATCCGAttctccctcttctcttctcagCTACATTGGTGATGCAACAAGAGGAAAGAAGAGCCCAAGCCACATGGAAGATGCCCATCAGTTGCGCCTCCTGTATAATAGGAACTTGCAATGGCGTTTTACAAatgcttatgtggatgaaatgCTATCAATCCAGAAGATGGGTGCCGAG ACTATGCTCTACAGTGTATGGGATAGTAATTCAAGGATGTCTGACTCTATGGTTACGAAAAGGAGTTATGTTGAAAGGCTGAGGCAAGAGGTCAAATTGGGAATAGTGCTGAAACAACAA ATGGACTACCTCGACCACTGGGCAGAGTTGCAAACAGATCATTCTACTTCTTTGTCCGGTGCAATTGAAGCTCTTAGAGCAAGTACATTGCGCCTTCCAGTTACAGGAGGAGCAAAG GCTGAtgtacttactgttaagaatgcTGTCAGTTCAGCAGTTGACATTATGCAAGCAATGGGCTCTTCTGTTTGCAACTTGCTATCGAAG TTAGAGGCTACACACTCTCTGGTTACAGAACTCTCAGCTGTTGCTGCTAAAGAAAGCACTACCCTTAATGAGTACAGAGAACTCTTGGGTACAGCGGCAGCACTGCAG GTCCACGAGTCCAGCCTAAGGACACAACTCATACAAGAAACAGAGTGA
- the LOC109750178 gene encoding translation initiation factor IF3-4, chloroplastic: MVGVAAGFAFAPAVSRRLPYRPCCSTAHASVPSSSARSSLAARQGRPRRLVAVARYSAYGSDEEDDEEGGGGRRDRPEQEQDPALDIERIQSSTVRLLDAQKNMVGVISVSEAVRIADENDLMLAILSLDGDPPVLRLFEEKDYKKHKYEQQKKKRVQQKRSVAKRMGLKELKMGYNIDIHDYSVRLRAAKKFLKAGDKVKIVVNLKGRENLYKKQAIELLRRFQTDVGELATEGSKNFAERNIYLILVPNKLAIQKEQDGVSKKDTVEGETDQSEDELDGDDTVIEQLEGSSLDGDELVIEQLEGSSLDGDELAIEQLVESKEPETEVSANV; the protein is encoded by the exons ATGGTCGGCGTCGCCGCCGGCTTCGCGTTCGCGCCGGCCGTGTCGCGGCGGCTGCCCTACAGGCCGTGCTGCTCCACCGCCCACGCCTCGGTGCCCTCGTCCTCGGCGCGGTCGTCGCTGGCCGCGCGGCAGGGGCGGCCGCGGCGGCTCGTCGCCGTCGCGCGCTACTCCGCGTACGGGAGCGACGAGGAAGACGACGAGGAGGGCGGTGGCGGGCGGAGGGACCGCCCCGAGCAGGAGCAGGACCCCGCCCTCGACATCGAGCGCATCCA GTCTTCGACCGTCAGGCTGTTGGATGCCCAGAAAAATATG GTTGGTGTTATATCTGTAAGCGAGGCAGTTCGAATTGCTGATGAAAATGATCTTATGCTG GCAATATTGTCACTAGATGGAGATCCTCCAGTACTCCGACTCTTTGAAGAGAAAGATTACAA AAAACACAAGTACGAACAACAGAAGAAGAAAAGAGTTCAGCAGAAAAGATCTGTTG CAAAACGCATGGGCTTGAAAGAGCTGAAAATGGG GTACAACATTGATATCCATGATTATAGTGTGAGACTTAGAGCTGCAAAGAAATTTCTTAAAGCCGGTGACAAG GTTAAGATAGTGGTGAACTTGAAAGGTCGGGAGAACTTGTACAAAAAACAAGCGATTGAACTTCTCAGAAGATTCCAAACTGATGTTGGTGAG CTAGCGACAGAAGGAAGTAAGAATTTTGCGGAGAGGAATATATATTTGATTCTTGTACCCAATAAACTAGCCATACAGAAAGAGCAAGATGGGGTCAGCAAAAAGGACACTGTGGAAGGAGAGACGGACCAATCAGAGGATGAATTGGACGGGGACGACACTGTGATCGAACAACTGGAGGGAAGTAGTTTGGACGGGGATGAGCTCGTGATAGAACAACTGGAGGGAAGTAGTTTGGACGGGGATGAGCTCGCGATAGAACAACTGGTGGAAAGTAAGGAACCTGAGACAGAAGTCTCAGCAAATGTTTGA
- the LOC109750179 gene encoding uncharacterized protein has protein sequence MLKPADTIGRCSVQGCPDHDEMDTLLAKEMASEAERFASYVRSWEFAWGRTCGFFRDMTALSSMQFTHYTPGQKLNSGPASATQTLQIFSIKLTEIAVGLKWPLSVYGLVAVRDVADHNRNLLFSRNRSQAQELKEDDRILRLIGPSRAIVFTDRVDFEIQLKVKGTGTSKSQDKALISYADCYDGGYGSCVSTFSVSNCFCTLEFCVQTVTRTFQATILDVQVVKDDGSWPFEYGGRFSCSPLSGKFVFTDSGVTHAINHSSSQIVLLDSKDGAWLKQPCGGYLHMWRQVVSVEIEGRLDVFIQAYSKSGDIASHGEVRFIPKSCGMSHGKCALGGSEVSITVAWSLVATDKGTIATQGNLFEC, from the exons ATGCTCAAACCTGCAGACACAATTGGCAGATGCTCTGTCCAAGGCTGTCCTGATCATGACGAGATGGACACACTATTGGCTAAGGAGATGGCTAGCGAGGCGGAGAGATTCGCTTCATATGTTCGCAGCTGGGAATTTGCCTGGGGCAGAACGTGCGGCTTCTTCAGAGACATGA CGGCGCTGAGTTCCATGCAGTTTACGCACTACACGCCGGGACAAAAACTCAACAGCGGTCCTGCGTCCGCCACTCAAACCTTGCAGATCTTCTCCATCAAGCTCACAGAAATAGCTGTCGGCCTTAAGTGGCCATTGTCTGTGTATGGCTTGGTTGCTGTCCGAGACGTCGCGGATCACAACCGCAACCTTCTCTTCTCTCGCAATAGGAGCCAGGCCCAAGAACTGAAAGAAGAT GATAGGATTTTGCGGTTGATCGGCCCATCACGCGCAATTGTGTTTACGGATAGGGTTGACTTTGAAATCCAACTGAAAGTAAAAGGTACAGGTACAAGTAAGTCTCAAGATAAAGCATTGATCAGCTATGCggactgttacgacggaggataCGGATCCTGTGTATCAACATTTTCTGTCAGTAACTGTTTCTGCACACTGGAGTTTTGTGTGCAGACAGTCACGCGAACCTTTCAGGCCACTATCTTGGATGTCCAGGTTGTCAAAGATGATGGTTCATGGCCTTTTGAATACGGTGGTCGATTTTCCTGCTCTCCACTATCAGGGAAGTTCGTGTTCACTGATAGTGGAGTCACTCACGCTATCAATCACTCATCTAGCCAAATTGTGCTGCTTGATTCAAAAGATGGAGCATGGCTGAAACAACCTTGTGGTGGTTACCTACATATGTGGAGGCAAGTTGTTTCAGTAGAAATTGAAGGGCGGTTAGATGTTTTCATACAAGCCTACTCCAAATCTGGCGATATCGCTTCACATGGCGAGGTCCGTTTCATACCCAAATCTTGCGGCATGAGCCATGGTAAATGTGCTCTTGGTGGCTCCGAGGTATCAATTACTGTTGCTTGGTCCCTTGTTGCTACGGACAAGGGGACGATTGCAACACAGGGAAATTTGTTCGAATGTTGA